The Actinomycetota bacterium genome contains the following window.
GTTCCGCCGGTGGACGAACTCGTAAGCGTGCTGATTCCGGCACGCGATGAAGAACGAGTCATCGCTGCGGCCCTTGCAAGCGTGCTGTCGCAAGCAGGCATTCCCAAACTGGAAGTCATCGTGCTCGACGACAATTCCACTGACGAGACCTCAGCAGTGGTCAATTCAATTGCTGACGGGCGCGTTCAACTCATGTCGAACACTGAAGACCCACCCGGCAACTGGCTTGGCAAGTCCTGGGCCTGCTCATTGCTTGCCGACAAGGCCAGCGGCTCGGTGTTGGTGTTCATGGACTCCGATGTTGAGCTCTCGCCCGATGCGATTCGAGCCAGCGTGCGAGCCTTGCGCGCGAATGACTTCGCATTGATTTCCCCATACCCTCGGCAATTGGCCGCTCACTGGCTGGGCCGATTGACTCAGCCACTTGTCACGTGGTCGTGGTGCGCGCTCTTGCCTCTGCAATGGGCAGAGCGATCCACCCGTCCCTCTCTGGCTGCCGCCAATGGTCAGTTCCTGGTGATGGATGCCCACGCCTATCGAGCAGTTGGCGGACACGCGTCAGTTGCCACGGCAGTGCTCGAGGATGTGGCCTTGATGCGCGCATTCAAGAATGCGGGCTTGCGCACCTGCACCATGGACGGCTCCGACCTTGCATCATGCGAGATGTATGAAAGCGCTGACCAAACGGTCGACGGATATGCGAAGTCACTGTGGGCCGCTTTCGGAACACCCATCGGCTCGATCGGGGTCAATGCCTTGCTGTTCGTGGCCTTCATTGCTCCTCCGCTGGCCGCAATCACCACACGGTCTGCGACCGTACGGGCAGTCGGCGCCTTGGGCTATGCGGCAGGCACGTTCAGCAGAACAGTCGTCGCGCGACGCATGGGAACGCGCGTGTGGCCAGACAGCGCACTCCACCCTGCGTCTGTCTCCGCATTCATCGCCATCAATGCCATCTCATGGCGTCGCCATCTGCAGGGATCCAACACCTGGAAGGGTCGCGCCGTCTGATGAGTCGCATCATCGTGATCGGCGCAGGGGTCGGTGGGCTTGCGGTGGCTGCCCGCCTGGCGGTCAAAGGCCACGATGTGATGATCGTCGAGCAGGGGTCTCGCATCGGCGGCAAGCTGCACACCCTTCGTCACGAGGGCTTCTCCTTCGACACTGGTCCCTCGCTGTTCACACTCCCAGCGGTGTATCGCGATCTGTTCCTGAAGACTGGTGCGGCACTCGAGGACTCCGTGGATCTTCAGGAGGTGGAGCCGGGATTCTTCTATCGCTTCGCCGACGGAAGTGAGCTGGTCCTGCCAGGGGTGGGCGTTGGCAAAGCAGCAAGCGCCATCGGTGAAGCATTTGGCGTAAGCGCAGGTGCCGAATGGCTTGCAGTGATGCAAAGGGCCAGTCAGATGTGGCAGCTCACTCGCGCCCCGCTGTTGCAATCCCCATTGGACGGCTGGCGCAGCGCCGCCCGCCTGACGCGCAAAGTCAAGGACGTACGCACAATCGGGCCCTTCACTTCATTGCAAAAGCTTGGTCGCAGCAGCTTCACTGACCCTCGCCTGGTCACCTTGCTCGATCGCTATGCCACGTACACGGGCAGCGACCCTAGAAGAGCACCGGCGGCACTTGCCACCATCCCATTCATCGAGCAGACCTTCGGCATCTGGCATATCGGTGGTGGAGTCGGCACCTTGGCCACTGTCATGGGAGAGCGGGCACATGAGCGCGGTGTTCAGATTCGCACCAATGCTCGCGTTGCTTCCATCGCCCTGCATAAGGAGGCAGTGGCCAGCGTCTCTCTGGCTGATGGCGAAGAACTGCCAGCGGACATCGTTGTTTCTGACGCAGATGCCTTGCATCTGTACTCCTCACTGCTGCCAAAGAGCTCGCTGACGTCTGGCATCACCCGCAGACTTGGCCGGCAGGACCCTTCCTTTGCCGGTTTCGTCATGTTGCTTGCCGTTCGAGGTCGCACATCTGGATTGGCTCATCACAATGTGTGGTTCGGCCCCGATCCGAATGCCGAATTTGATCAACTCTTCGCGTCGCACCCGATTCTCAACAACAGTCCGACGATCTATGCATGCGTACCTGATGACCCGCTCATGCGTCCAGATGATCATCACGAATCATGGTTCCTGCTGGTCAATGCGCCACGACACAGCACGACCGGCGAGGTCGGCACAGTCAATTGGCGGGCGCCAGGGCTCGCTGAGAAATACGGCAACCAGGTGCTGGCCGAACTCGCAGGACGTGGGACAGATCTGCGAGATCGCATTCTCTGGCAGCAGATTCAAACGCCTGCCGATCTCGAGGACGAG
Protein-coding sequences here:
- a CDS encoding glycosyltransferase family 2 protein, coding for MVVAQLEPATVVMKRITTVGTVIAIGIAAHTVLNLQRLRKPNAQVPPVDELVSVLIPARDEERVIAAALASVLSQAGIPKLEVIVLDDNSTDETSAVVNSIADGRVQLMSNTEDPPGNWLGKSWACSLLADKASGSVLVFMDSDVELSPDAIRASVRALRANDFALISPYPRQLAAHWLGRLTQPLVTWSWCALLPLQWAERSTRPSLAAANGQFLVMDAHAYRAVGGHASVATAVLEDVALMRAFKNAGLRTCTMDGSDLASCEMYESADQTVDGYAKSLWAAFGTPIGSIGVNALLFVAFIAPPLAAITTRSATVRAVGALGYAAGTFSRTVVARRMGTRVWPDSALHPASVSAFIAINAISWRRHLQGSNTWKGRAV
- the crtI gene encoding phytoene desaturase family protein → MSRIIVIGAGVGGLAVAARLAVKGHDVMIVEQGSRIGGKLHTLRHEGFSFDTGPSLFTLPAVYRDLFLKTGAALEDSVDLQEVEPGFFYRFADGSELVLPGVGVGKAASAIGEAFGVSAGAEWLAVMQRASQMWQLTRAPLLQSPLDGWRSAARLTRKVKDVRTIGPFTSLQKLGRSSFTDPRLVTLLDRYATYTGSDPRRAPAALATIPFIEQTFGIWHIGGGVGTLATVMGERAHERGVQIRTNARVASIALHKEAVASVSLADGEELPADIVVSDADALHLYSSLLPKSSLTSGITRRLGRQDPSFAGFVMLLAVRGRTSGLAHHNVWFGPDPNAEFDQLFASHPILNNSPTIYACVPDDPLMRPDDHHESWFLLVNAPRHSTTGEVGTVNWRAPGLAEKYGNQVLAELAGRGTDLRDRILWQQIQTPADLEDEVAAPAGAIYGMASSGSMSTFRRPANASPVPGLFLVGGSAHPGGGLPLVGMGAELVAESIGRAKR